The window aaatccacatcaacaaccctagatatggtttctaattaacacgcaatttcttttttttgtttgtttattttcacttaattaatgaaaatcatgcaatatgcaattcaatattaactaaatgacctaattccaatgacatgtaatttctaattaaatgggcctagcaaaaatactaaatgacatgcatctcaatgaatctaaccctaatgatgtgcatatgacattttttctttttcctaaaagaatgcattttatcataaataataaaactaatttaacctatgacatttttttgtgaatttttcatgaaattcgaaatttggtgaaatgtgaaaattacctaattagattaagatcctatttaatttatattaggaattaggttgagccaaatccttatttaaactaaaacattatcttaacctaaataatcctaaaatgcaatatatctataaaaaaaactaaacttataatgaattaagaaaaggtattatctaaaattaaactaagtgcaatttaaccctaatatgcaataacgtacaaaatatgccctaattctacatgacatatgcatgatgatttttgttctttttctttataaaaattcgtaattaaaattgctaaaatataaaaatttaactaaagtgagctattatctattttaagttaggattatACTAATCTAagtcctatcttaacttagaaaattatctcatcatgcaatttatttcaaaagatattatctaacctagatactaTATAAACATGCATTCTTAAAAAAACTAACTATTTTATCATGCAATTTTCtctagaaaaatcaattctaatctacatgatatgcaaatgcaattttttttgtattttttttaaataaataaagcaattaaaaaaacaaaatcatccaTGGTCATCAAAGATATTGTCCACCATTTGAATTCGGAAATGATATctaatcaaacttgattatttcgctaataaaatcgataaattatcttaagccttaaagatcaagatatttattttattcccgtgattaattatttccatctaaagcctttatagatggaataaaaaattcgtgtgcggttgcgaatttGGTGGTACGTCGGAGATTTTCAAACATGCattaagaaatatttcaaatgaagagacaaaacaaaataaaataaatctatctAATTTGGTTCAAGGAAACTACCTAATTTAGATAATTCGTTTCCAAAACGAGACCGGCGGCAAAGGTTCACGAACACGATTTGCGTTGGGGTCAGCTTAGTGGCAGCGGGCTCGCGACCAAAGATCCTGCAATAAAGCTTGTGGAGCCGACTTGGTTCGGACACGAGTGAGAATAGCGGGCGGTAGGAATGCAACAGCAGCTCTTGGTCAATCTGTTGTGGGCTTTGTGGAGGCAGCTCAGGCTCAGCAACTCAGAAGGGAGAGCTGGTGGACTCGGCGGGGCAGCGAGCAAGCCGGTGTTGAGTCAGCGAGCTCAGGACAGCGGGGGCGTCGTGGCTGGTGGTGCTTGGCGGACTGAGAGGCAGCGGCGCGGGCAGCAGCAGCGACGGCGTTCAGGCGGGCTGCTGCAACGGTTGCTGCGGTGGTGGCGACGAGCAGAGGCGCGGCTGCGGGTGCAGGCGTCGGGCGGAGATGCGCTGCGACCGGCGTGAAGGTGGTGCGGGTTGCTGGCGTCGGGCGCGGGTTGCTGCAGGAGACGGATGAAGGTGCTGCGGTGGTGCGGCGACGAGCAGGCTGAGGGCTGCAACAGCGACGGtgttcggagctccggcgaccgcGAGACAGCAGCGGCGGTGGGGGAGTTGCAGGCGTCGCTCGAAGCTTCGATCTGCAGGATGCGAGAGCGGAGGCACGGGACTACAGCGGCAGCAGCATTCGGAACTCGCCGGGAGCAGGAAGGCAGCAGAGGGTTGCTACAACGTCTACGTCCTCTGATCGTCGGAAGGATGGAGTCGGCGGTGTCTGGCGGGCAGAGGGCGAGATGCAGGTGGACGGCAGCAAGCAGTGGCGGAGGAGCAGCGTCGGGTCGTCGTGGTTGGGTGCGCACAACAGGCGAGGCGGCGCGCGGCGGCGCGGGCGCGGCGGTGCGGGCAGCAGAAACCGAAAGAAAGTccagcgaagaagaagaacagtgggcgcttctccttttctctctgcAGCCGCCCGTCC of the Eucalyptus grandis isolate ANBG69807.140 chromosome 10, ASM1654582v1, whole genome shotgun sequence genome contains:
- the LOC108955835 gene encoding uncharacterized protein LOC108955835 — its product is MRSRRVASAGSFGEGTGGCREKRRSAHCSSSSLDFLSVSAARTAAPAPPRAASPVVRTQPRRPDAAPPPLLAAVHLHLALCPPDTADSILPTIRGRRRCSNPLLPSCSRRVPNAAAAVVPCLRSRILQIEASSDACNSPTAAAVSRSPELRTPSLLQPSACSSPHHRSTFIRLLQQPAPDASNPHHLHAGRSASPPDACTRSRASARRHHRSNRCSSPPERRRCCCPRRCLSVRQAPPATTPPLS